The proteins below are encoded in one region of Candidatus Dadabacteria bacterium:
- a CDS encoding AAA family ATPase: MSGNSLKGLNPSQLEAVTHGEGPLLVLAGPGSGKTRVIAHRIAYLINDLSVPPGNILAVTFTNKAAAEMKKRARDLAGELASGIWIGTFHSICLRILKIEADFLEGHTKDFVVYDQDDQLGLLKSCLKELDYGESLFSPKGVLSEFDAAENREGASFRDDFYGRRLSELYDLYKKELVKRNAMTFNDLLLFANRLLSENQGVCVRYQDRFSQVLVDEYQDTNVSQYCFAKTLSQRHRNLFVVGDDSQSIYGWRGADINNILNFEKDFPGARVVKLERNYRSTPNILGIANSVIKENLGRKEKTLWTDNPEGERALVFKALDNADEARFVAERISGLVGTEDFKWSDVAVFYRANFQSRVIEEGLRAAKIPYRIVSGVGFYQRAEIKDVIAYLRLVQNPRDDVSFLRIVNVPPRKIGGVTLRKLREASQAGGFALFEAAEYCQEHDLLPAQALGALSRFLEIIKGLGSAAESQPVARVIKALLERVAYLDYLGEDLQRAENVRELLSAAEGWSEITLSDFLDLVLLATDEDRGDSGEEKVSLMTIHAAKGLEFPAVFVVGVNEDLLPHRRSAETLGGLEEERRLFYVAVTRAKRLLYLSYASLRTASGGTYHTRRSAFLDDLSPEHVVYESRKKKLSGRDSDLPSEEKTYELEDVGLNLRPGQKVAHPTFGPGIVKKIDGKGDKTVATVDFFGSGVKKILASFFAD; the protein is encoded by the coding sequence ATGTCAGGCAATTCCCTCAAAGGACTTAACCCTTCCCAGCTTGAGGCCGTAACCCACGGAGAGGGTCCGCTGCTTGTGCTTGCGGGCCCGGGATCGGGAAAAACCAGGGTAATAGCCCACCGGATCGCCTACCTGATAAACGACCTTTCCGTTCCTCCGGGAAACATTCTGGCCGTGACCTTCACCAACAAGGCGGCGGCGGAGATGAAAAAAAGAGCGAGGGATTTGGCGGGCGAGCTGGCAAGCGGCATATGGATCGGTACCTTCCACTCGATCTGCCTTCGGATTCTTAAAATAGAGGCGGATTTTCTTGAGGGCCACACGAAGGATTTCGTTGTCTACGACCAGGACGATCAGCTTGGCCTCTTAAAAAGCTGCCTGAAAGAGCTTGACTACGGGGAGAGCCTTTTTTCGCCCAAGGGGGTGCTCTCCGAATTTGACGCCGCTGAGAACAGGGAGGGGGCGTCCTTCAGGGACGATTTTTATGGTCGCAGGCTTAGTGAGCTTTATGATTTATACAAAAAAGAGCTCGTGAAGCGAAACGCCATGACGTTTAACGACCTGCTCCTTTTTGCAAACAGGCTTCTTTCTGAAAACCAGGGGGTTTGCGTCCGTTACCAGGACAGATTCTCTCAAGTGCTAGTAGACGAGTATCAGGACACAAACGTCTCCCAGTACTGCTTTGCAAAGACCCTCTCGCAGCGCCATCGCAACCTCTTCGTCGTGGGCGACGACAGTCAGTCGATTTATGGGTGGAGGGGTGCCGACATAAACAATATTCTAAACTTCGAGAAGGACTTTCCGGGAGCAAGGGTAGTTAAGCTTGAGCGCAACTATCGCTCGACGCCTAACATCCTCGGCATAGCGAACTCGGTAATAAAGGAAAATCTGGGCAGAAAGGAAAAAACCCTCTGGACCGATAATCCCGAGGGAGAAAGGGCGCTTGTGTTCAAAGCCCTCGACAATGCTGACGAGGCGCGGTTTGTCGCGGAGCGGATTTCGGGCCTGGTCGGGACCGAAGATTTCAAGTGGAGCGACGTGGCGGTTTTCTACAGAGCCAACTTTCAGTCGAGGGTGATTGAGGAAGGACTTAGGGCTGCCAAAATCCCCTACAGGATAGTGTCGGGAGTTGGGTTTTACCAGAGGGCGGAGATAAAGGATGTGATTGCCTACCTGCGGCTGGTTCAGAATCCGAGGGACGACGTCAGCTTCCTTAGAATAGTGAATGTCCCGCCGAGAAAGATAGGGGGAGTTACGCTTCGGAAGCTTCGTGAAGCATCCCAAGCCGGCGGATTCGCTCTTTTTGAAGCGGCCGAATACTGCCAGGAACATGATCTCCTGCCTGCGCAGGCCCTAGGTGCCCTATCACGTTTTCTTGAAATCATAAAGGGGCTTGGTTCGGCGGCGGAGAGTCAGCCGGTAGCACGCGTGATTAAAGCTCTTCTTGAGCGTGTTGCCTACCTGGATTATCTGGGGGAGGACCTCCAGAGGGCTGAGAACGTAAGGGAGCTTTTGAGTGCGGCCGAGGGATGGAGCGAGATCACTCTTTCTGATTTCCTTGACCTCGTCCTGCTCGCGACCGATGAGGATAGGGGGGACTCCGGAGAGGAAAAGGTCTCCCTCATGACGATTCACGCGGCCAAGGGGCTTGAGTTTCCTGCGGTGTTCGTGGTCGGGGTAAACGAGGACCTTCTTCCGCACAGAAGATCTGCGGAGACCCTTGGGGGTCTGGAGGAGGAGAGAAGGCTTTTCTATGTCGCGGTTACCCGCGCCAAGCGGCTGCTCTACCTAAGTTACGCTTCCTTGAGAACTGCTTCAGGCGGGACTTACCACACCCGAAGGTCGGCTTTTCTGGATGATCTCTCGCCCGAACATGTTGTCTATGAATCCCGCAAGAAAAAACTCTCTGGCCGAGATTCCGATTTGCCTTCGGAAGAAAAGACATACGAACTAGAAGATGTCGGCCTGAACTTAAGACCGGGCCAGAAAGTTGCCCATCCGACTTTTGGTCCCGGGATCGTTAAAAAGATTGACGGAAAAGGAGATAAGACGGTGGCTACGGTTGATTTCTTCGGTTCCGGCGTGAAAAAAATCCTCGCAAGCTTTTTTGCCGACTAG